Proteins found in one bacterium genomic segment:
- the ptsP gene encoding phosphoenolpyruvate--protein phosphotransferase has translation MKKNTYKGTPISPGIAIGKSLLLEKQDVAVYRIDLEEQQVESEIQRLKEAIQKATAQITLLKEQLSDRLGKEHGYIMDSQLLMLSDKLLVENTIDLIRKEKVNAEWALNETAEQWTTIFENMKDEYFRERVTDVEDVIHRVMANLAHINVHDLTQVDEDAVILSYQMTPSDIVELQNTRVVGFVTQIGGKTSHTAIIARSLKVPAVTGISGIDDIAKSGEIVIIDGYEGIVIVDPATTQLREYQNKKNYYEEHSRVMLTQRELPAMTKDGRKVVVQANIELPEELEAAIRSGAHGIGIYRSEFLYLSNPDRLPSEEEHFVVYRKLAEKVYPYSAIVRTADLGAEKFTPAMGMNHEPNPALGIRGIRFCLQRKEMFKTQLRALLRASIYGRLKIMFPMISGLSELRETKAILEESKEELRLQKIEFNENISIGIMIEVPSAALSADLLAQEVDFFSLGTNDLIQYLLAIDRNNDHLSYLYDPLHPAVIRIMKYVVDKAHEVGVKVGLCGEVASDPQNLIVLLGLGLDELSMNPVSVPLIKHMIRSVDYSDAREVLEHCLALATAREVNEYILEKVNQFFPSGFFAPKGPGPSML, from the coding sequence GTGAAGAAGAATACGTATAAGGGAACACCGATCTCACCAGGGATTGCAATCGGGAAGAGTCTGCTGCTGGAGAAGCAGGATGTTGCTGTGTACCGGATCGACCTGGAAGAGCAGCAAGTCGAATCCGAAATCCAGCGTCTGAAAGAAGCGATCCAGAAAGCGACGGCGCAAATTACGTTGTTAAAAGAGCAACTAAGCGATCGTCTGGGCAAAGAACACGGCTACATTATGGATTCGCAGCTGTTGATGCTCTCTGACAAGCTGCTTGTCGAAAACACAATTGATTTGATCCGCAAAGAAAAAGTGAATGCCGAATGGGCATTGAATGAGACAGCCGAACAATGGACAACCATCTTTGAAAACATGAAAGACGAATACTTCAGGGAGCGCGTGACGGATGTCGAGGATGTTATTCACAGGGTTATGGCGAATCTGGCTCACATTAATGTTCATGACCTGACACAAGTTGATGAAGACGCGGTGATCTTGTCGTATCAGATGACTCCTTCGGATATTGTAGAACTACAAAATACGAGGGTCGTCGGCTTCGTAACACAGATTGGGGGCAAAACAAGCCATACTGCGATTATTGCGCGATCCTTAAAAGTACCGGCTGTCACAGGTATCTCCGGCATCGACGACATCGCGAAGTCGGGAGAAATCGTGATCATCGATGGTTACGAAGGAATTGTCATCGTAGATCCGGCGACCACGCAGCTGCGAGAGTATCAAAACAAAAAGAATTACTACGAAGAACATTCCCGGGTCATGCTGACGCAAAGAGAATTGCCTGCCATGACGAAAGATGGGCGAAAAGTTGTGGTGCAGGCAAACATCGAACTGCCGGAGGAGCTCGAAGCGGCAATTCGATCCGGGGCGCACGGAATCGGTATCTATCGCTCCGAGTTTCTGTACTTATCAAACCCGGACCGTCTTCCATCGGAAGAGGAACATTTTGTGGTTTACCGAAAATTAGCAGAAAAAGTTTATCCTTATTCCGCTATTGTTCGAACTGCGGATCTCGGGGCGGAAAAATTCACGCCCGCCATGGGAATGAATCATGAACCGAATCCGGCTCTGGGTATCCGTGGAATTCGATTCTGCCTGCAAAGAAAAGAAATGTTCAAAACGCAACTCCGCGCCCTCTTGCGCGCCAGCATTTATGGGCGGCTCAAGATTATGTTCCCGATGATTTCCGGCTTGAGCGAACTCCGCGAAACGAAGGCAATCTTAGAGGAATCAAAAGAAGAATTGCGGCTGCAAAAAATAGAATTTAATGAGAACATCTCCATCGGAATTATGATTGAGGTTCCTTCGGCTGCTCTGTCCGCCGACTTGCTGGCACAGGAAGTCGACTTTTTCAGTCTCGGCACAAATGATCTCATTCAGTATCTCCTGGCAATCGACCGGAACAATGATCATCTGTCTTATCTTTACGATCCGCTGCATCCTGCTGTGATCCGGATCATGAAATACGTCGTGGATAAAGCTCATGAAGTCGGAGTGAAAGTCGGGTTATGCGGTGAAGTTGCTTCCGATCCTCAGAATTTGATTGTGCTTCTTGGTCTGGGGCTCGATGAACTTTCCATGAATCCTGTTTCTGTTCCTCTGATCAAACATATGATCCGTTCCGTAGACTATTCGGATGCGCGAGAAGTGCTGGAACATTGTCTCGCTCTGGCTACGGCGCGCGAAGTAAACGAATACATTTTAGAGAAGGTAAATCAGTTTTTCCCGAGCGGCTTCTTCGCCCCCAAAGGGCCGGGCCCCTCGATGCTATAA
- the lpxD gene encoding UDP-3-O-(3-hydroxymyristoyl)glucosamine N-acyltransferase — protein sequence MRLGEIAEKLECKLEGNPSTEILGVDKIETAGPQMLTFLANRKYLSKLKSTQAGAIITDFNTDCNGKNVLRHANPYLTYAKALELFYKPYRPAPFISSQAYVAPTAVIGKDVYIGPFVYIDDSVEIGNRCYVFPNTTIYQGAKIGDDCVIHSNVSIRENVEIGNGVVIKNGAVIGSEGFGFAKAENGSHYKIIQTGKIVIEDSVEIGANSTIDRPAVGETRIRRGTKIDNLVQIGHSNDVGEDSILCAQVGLAGSTIIGKNVILSGQVGVAGHLEIGDNVIATAQTGIPNSVKENSFISGYPAIDNRSWLKSSAVFNRLPEMLRDLQALKTKIEELEKRFTAENAKDAEKK from the coding sequence ATGAGATTAGGTGAAATTGCAGAGAAGCTCGAATGTAAGCTCGAAGGGAATCCGAGCACTGAAATTCTGGGTGTTGATAAGATTGAAACAGCCGGACCTCAGATGCTGACTTTTCTGGCCAACCGGAAGTATCTATCCAAACTAAAATCGACACAGGCTGGAGCCATCATCACCGATTTCAACACCGATTGTAACGGTAAAAACGTTCTGAGACATGCCAATCCATACTTAACATACGCGAAAGCACTAGAACTTTTCTACAAGCCTTACAGACCGGCGCCGTTCATTTCTTCGCAAGCCTACGTCGCTCCTACAGCCGTGATCGGAAAGGATGTCTACATCGGACCGTTCGTTTACATCGATGATTCTGTAGAAATCGGCAACCGCTGCTACGTGTTTCCCAATACGACAATCTACCAGGGAGCGAAGATCGGTGATGATTGCGTCATTCATTCCAACGTTTCCATTCGGGAGAATGTTGAGATTGGAAACGGCGTGGTAATCAAGAATGGTGCGGTCATTGGCAGCGAAGGATTTGGATTTGCAAAAGCTGAAAATGGAAGTCATTACAAGATTATTCAAACCGGAAAGATCGTGATTGAAGATTCCGTAGAAATTGGAGCCAATTCAACGATTGACCGTCCGGCGGTCGGTGAAACGAGGATTCGCAGAGGCACAAAAATCGATAACCTGGTTCAGATCGGACACTCGAACGATGTGGGAGAAGATTCGATTCTTTGCGCGCAGGTGGGTTTAGCTGGAAGCACCATCATCGGAAAGAATGTGATTCTTTCCGGTCAAGTAGGAGTGGCAGGACATCTCGAGATTGGGGATAACGTAATTGCAACGGCTCAAACCGGCATTCCAAACTCTGTGAAAGAGAATAGTTTCATCTCTGGATATCCAGCCATTGATAATCGCTCCTGGCTGAAGTCGAGCGCCGTCTTTAATCGCCTTCCCGAAATGCTCCGCGATCTGCAAGCACTCAAAACCAAAATCGAAGAACTTGAAAAAAGATTTACCGCAGAGAACGCAAAGGACGCAGAGAAAAAATAG